The following are encoded in a window of Gossypium raimondii isolate GPD5lz chromosome 13, ASM2569854v1, whole genome shotgun sequence genomic DNA:
- the LOC105784096 gene encoding NAC transcription factor 56 — protein MESNDSSTVSRQPNLPPGFRFHPTDEELVVHYLKKKATSAPLPVAIIAEVDLYKFDPWELPAKATFGEREWYFFSPRDRKYPNGARPNRAATSGYWKATGTDKPVLNSKGTQKVGVKKALVFYGGKPPKGIKTNWIMHEYRLPDNKNNNKPPGCDLGYKKNSLRLDDWVLCRIYKKNNTNRPLGYEKDEAMDDMGGPVPTSMSIGSLQFQTKGTSCGTFLENHEHNLFDGMLGSDGVNNNGSMSHLGCCSSSKPDLSMVNPLKRSTVPSLYWTDEDTASPSTSKTFHGDHSNDGSLEKPDTNGSISIATLLSQLPQTPHLQQQTMVGSMEDGIFRPSYQLPGLNWYTLN, from the exons ATGGAAAGCAACGACTCCTCCACCGTCTCGCGGCAGCCGAACCTCCCACCAGGGTTCAGGTTCCACCCCACGGATGAAGAGCTAGTCGTCCACTATCTCAAGAAAAAGGCTACCTCAGCCCCTCTACCGGTTGCAATAATTGCAGAAGTTGATTTGTATAAGTTTGATCCATGGGAATTACCAG CTAAGGCAACGTTTGGCGAGCGTGAATGGTACTTCTTTAGTCCTAGAGACAGAAAGTATCCGAACGGAGCGAGGCCTAACAGGGCGGCAACTTCGGGTTATTGGAAGGCTACCGGAACCGATAAACCGGTATTAAACTCGAAAGGGACACAAAAGGTTGGTGTGAAGAAGGCACTGGTTTTCTATGGAGGGAAGCCTCCTAAAGGGATCAAAACAAATTGGATCATGCATGAATATAGGCTTCCTGATAATAAGAATAACAACAAACCCCCTGGATGTGACTTGGGATACAAGAAGAACTCACTAAGG CTTGATGATTGGGTGCTATGTAGAATCTACAAGAAAAACAACACAAATAGACCCTTGGGATATGAAAAAGATGAGGCCATGGATGATATGGGTGGGCCAGTACCAACTTCAATGTCAATTGGCAGTCTTCAGTTCCAGACAAAGGGCACAAGTTGTGGAACATTTCTTGAAAATCATGAACATAACCTGTTTGATGGAATGCTGGGGAGTGATGGGGTGAATAACAATGGTTCGATGTCTCACTTAGGATGTTGTTCAAGCTCAAAGCCAGACCTGTCTATGGTTAACCCTCTCAAAAGAAGTACCGTCCCATCGCTTTACTGGACCGATGAGGATACAGCCAGTCCTTCAACAAGCAAGACGTTTCATGGGGATCATAGCAATGATGGAAGCCTGGAAAAACCAGACACAAATGGCTCAATTTCAATTGCAACCCTGCTTAGCCAGCTTCCTCAAACCCCTCACCTGCAACAACAAACAATGGTAGGGTCAATGGAGGATGGGATTTTTCGACCTTCATATCAACTTCCAGGCCTCAACTGGTACActctaaattga